The nucleotide sequence ACAGGCGCGTTCAGCGGCACGTGAGCACGCGCGGAGAGACGACCCTAGATTGGCACGGGATATCGCCGAGGCTGGAGGTTTGAGACGTGGTGACGGTCCATCATTTCCGGGTGTGGGACGCGGCCAAGGACGAATGGCGCTATCCACCGCTCAAGATCCCGGAGAGCCGCATCCGGGATGAGGCGCGAGGCGAGATCATTCCCGGTACCTCGGAGGACGTTGACCCTTCGAACCTGGACGCATCCGGCCGATACGATCCTGCGAAGAGCGCTCGGCAGCGGGACGAGTGATACGGGCCGCCAAACCCTAATGCGCCGCTTGACGATGGGTCACGAGCATCACAACAATCTGGTCAACGCTCGTTGATTGGAATGTGATGGCTCATGGCACAGGGTGCGTTCGTCGCCTACTACCGCGTTAGCACGGCCCGTCAGGGCGCTTCTGGGCTGGGCCTTGAGGCGCAGAAGGAAGCCGTCCGCCGCCACCTCAACGGGGGTGGCTGGAGCATCCGGTCCGAGTTCGTGGAGGTGGAGAGCGGACGCAAGAACGACCGCCCTGCCCTGGAGAAGGCACTGGCCGCCGCTCGTCTTCATCGCGTCCCGCTCATCGTCGCGAACGTCTCCCGCCTCACGCGCTCAAACTCGCCTACGCCCGTGCTCGTGCACCCGTCACAACCATCATCACGACCCTTTCAATCACCTGGACGGGGCCCCTTCGCGGGGGCTCCGCCCACCCCTTACGCATGGAATGAAACGATGACCGAAGAGACCCCGCGAGAAGTGACCGTGACGTTCACCGGGAGCTGCAAGGGCAATCCCGGACCGGGGAGCTGGAAGGCTCACCTGTGGGAACCGGCGACCCGCAAGCAGGACACCGCGACACGGAAGAGGCGTTGAGGCTGCAACGCCCGTTGCCTGATGGGTTGATGAAGGAGGTGGCGCGGGGTGAACGTCACGACGGAGAGGCTCGGAGCTGAGACGCGGCCGGCACCTTCCGCCCCCTCGCCAGCCGCCACAAAAGCCGCTACAAAGAGCCCTCCGTTCGCGCTCGAAAAACATCAACAATTTCAACGCGCAATGCTGGTACGGAGGGTCTCCCGCCGAGCCTACCAGACCAGCCGCTCGATCACCGCGTCGGGCCGGACCGGCTGCCTCGAGAGCCAGTCGGCGATGTCGCCCAGGCTGTGGTGCTCGGCAGTGACGCCCAATTCCTCCGCGTGGATGCCGCAGGCCACCAGGATCGAGGGGATGCCGAAGCCGGAGGCGCCGGCGATGTCGGTGCGGATCGCGTCGCCCACCGCGACGGTGCGGGCCACCTCCGGCGCCGGCCCGCCATCGAGGTCGCCGGCCATGGCGAGCGCCGTCTCGTAGACCGGTCGGTAGGGCTTGCCGGCATAGACCACATCGCCGCCGATGGCCTCGTAGGCTTGGGCGATCAGGCCGGCGCAGGGGATCAGCCGCTTGTCGCGCTCGACCACGAGATCGGGATTGGCGCAGATCATCGGCACGTTTCGCCGACGGAAGCCGGCCAGCGCCGCGCGGTAATCCTCGGCCGTCTCGGTGTCGTCGTCGAACAGGCCGGTGCAGACGATGCGCTGCGCGTCCTCCGCCGGCACCAGGGTGAGGTCGAGGCGATCGAAGACCGGCCCGTCGCGCTCGGGCCCCAGGTGGTACACCCGCTCGCCCGGATGCGCGGCGATCAGGCGCCGGGTCAGGTCGCCGGAGGTGAGGATCGCGTCGTAGGCCTCCCGCGGCACGCCGTAGCCGTCGAGGATTTTCTGGACGCCCTGCCAGGGTCGGGGAGCGTTCGACACGAGGATGACGCGTCGTGGCCGGGGGCCGGGGAGCGCCCGGAAGCGGATCAGGGCCTCGCCCGCGGCCGCGTGTCCGCGCGTCCCGTCATGCAGCACGCCCCAGACGTCGCACAGGATCAGGTCGTAGCGCTCGGCCACCGCCTCGAAGCGGCGGAGCGTCGGGACGGGCGGATGAGTCATCGATGCGGAAATCCGGTCGGGCGGCGTTGCGGGCTCCGGCGCCTCGTCCTGGACATCGGCTCCAGGACGAAGCGCTGGACTCTTGTTCTGGCATCGTCCCGAAAGCCGGAGGCCGCCTTTCGGGACGATGCCCTATAGCGGGCTTTGCCCGTCCGAGGGGAGCGCCGTCTCCGGAGAGACCGCCTCCGGAGAGACCTGGGCCGGCCCCTCGCCCACCTTCACCCCAGGAACCGCCCCACCAGCAGCCGGGCGAGGTCCCGCGGCGGGTCGGGGGTGAGGACGGCGAGCTTGCCCGAGGTCGCGAGGGAAGCCAGCCCGTGCAGGGCGGCCCAGAGGGCGGCGACCGCCCGGCGGCGCTCCTCCGGGTCGGCGATCAGCGGCGCCAGCACCGTATCCACGAGCCCGACCGGCCGGGTGAGTTCCGTCGCGTACCAGTCCGGAAACGGCTGGTCCGGCGCGGCGAAGTGCTCGAACAGCAGGCTCCACACCCGCGGGTCGGCGGCGACGAAGACGAGGTAGGCCTCCGCCAGCGCCAGCGCGTTCTCCCGCGGCGCCCGGGCCGGGTCGATCGTCGCCGCCAGGGCCGCGTGCAATCGGGCGAGCGTGCGGGCATTGACCCGCAGGACCACCTGATCGAGGTCGCCCACCGCGTTGTAGATCGAGTTCGGGGCGTAGCCGATGGCGGCGGCCAGCCGCCGCATCCCGAGCGCGCGAAAGCCCTCGTTGCGCACGAGGCTCTCCGCCGCGCCCGCGACGAGGGCGACGAAGCCCTCCCGGTCATGCTCGCCCCGTGGGCCGCTGCCGCGCGCCTTCTCCGTCAAACCGGCCTCGCTCCACACGTCGCCGTGCGTGTCCGCACCCGACGCGGCGATAGATTGCACATCGTGCAAAATCAAGCTTGCGCCCGATCCGGACCGCCATAATTTGAACGTCGTGCAAAAGCCCGATTTGACGCCTCGCCCCTGCGCAGGCAGTCATTCCTGAAGCCGGGAGACCACGATGTTCCGCACGCTGATGACCACGCGGCGCTTCGCGCCGCTGTTCTGGTGCCAGTT is from Methylorubrum populi and encodes:
- a CDS encoding TIGR01459 family HAD-type hydrolase, translated to MTHPPVPTLRRFEAVAERYDLILCDVWGVLHDGTRGHAAAGEALIRFRALPGPRPRRVILVSNAPRPWQGVQKILDGYGVPREAYDAILTSGDLTRRLIAAHPGERVYHLGPERDGPVFDRLDLTLVPAEDAQRIVCTGLFDDDTETAEDYRAALAGFRRRNVPMICANPDLVVERDKRLIPCAGLIAQAYEAIGGDVVYAGKPYRPVYETALAMAGDLDGGPAPEVARTVAVGDAIRTDIAGASGFGIPSILVACGIHAEELGVTAEHHSLGDIADWLSRQPVRPDAVIERLVW
- a CDS encoding TetR-like C-terminal domain-containing protein, which translates into the protein MRNEGFRALGMRRLAAAIGYAPNSIYNAVGDLDQVVLRVNARTLARLHAALAATIDPARAPRENALALAEAYLVFVAADPRVWSLLFEHFAAPDQPFPDWYATELTRPVGLVDTVLAPLIADPEERRRAVAALWAALHGLASLATSGKLAVLTPDPPRDLARLLVGRFLG